The Aedes albopictus strain Foshan chromosome 2, AalbF5, whole genome shotgun sequence region AAATGTctaatgattttttaaataaataaatctttataattaaatctcagaaaaaaatctaagaatctCTGACAAGAAACTTTTCTCAGAATTgcatattttcaagcaatattagcagaaattcctgaaaaaaacctggaaaaaatttcaacgaaaaacttctagaggaaatcctgtttATATTCCGTCTGAAATGTTCAAAGAAAAAATACTAAGAATTACTCGGAAAAGCATTTTTCTCAAAAGTTTATcaaggcgtttcttcaggaattcctaaaggaattcttttagaaatgcttcaacagaattttccaagaatattcTCAAAAAAACCTCCAATAGTTTCATTGAAACgcttttcaaggaattttcccaaaaaatacTCTATATGTTttgccaggaattcccccaagagtttGCCGAGAAGTTTCTACAAGTTTTCTTCGGGAAATTCCtcgcgggattccttcaagaatttccctgggacttttttcagatattcctctagtgattcactCAACGGTACTTTCTCAGACAGGGGTTCTACTGGaggtttctgaaattccttcagggattccatcttaGACATTTTCagcatttcagagatttcttcagaaatttcagcaaacgATCtcatcaaaagttcttccatggagtttatTTGAAATATCGCTaaaaaaaatagttggaaaagaaattcattcggaaatatgTATTTCtaaaaattactggaaaaattattgaaataatatcTGAAGGCATTACCAGGAAAATTCTGATGCATCGTCTTAAAGAATTAATCGACAAACTTCTGGTGATACATACCTTTGGAGGTTTCTAgaagtttttgaaatttttctataagatTTCCTAGacaaaaatttcttaagcaatttctgagtttactctggaggaattccttgagaattggcTAGAAGACACTTCTCAAGATATTTCCCTAATccctatataaaaaaaataatgacttCTGGAGTTACTCCAGTAGTTATTCCTACGATTTCTTTGTTTGAGAAGTTTATGGAAGGATTgctaaaaaaatctatggagaaagttttgaagaaatctcttaaatgaCGTCTGCGGAAATCGTAGACAAAGGCACTggtggaattattgaaaaaatccatTAATTAACTTCTTTCAGATCCTTGGtggattttctgtaaaattgctCGAAAGAATACTTGATCACTTGAAAAATACCTCTCAAAAAACCTCATAAGAACTTGCCATACAATTTCTAAAGGGATATAAAAAATTAagctttcacaaaaaaaaataagggaaatttttcagaaataggaaataaaattctgcaggaactctttgaagagcccagaagaaatttctgaaaataatttttttgaaggaatttttgaaaacaaagggaCTCTACaggcgatttctttagaaattccttcagaaataccttcaaatcatctccagagatgcctccagagttatcatcaggaatttcagcaagttcTTCTATAGAGCTTGTTTTTGAaaggtttctttaaaaattattcaaaaatactacagagatttctccggaaattctttaaagattaatgtaagaattcttgaaagaatttctgaaaaaatgtctcaagaaattcctgaggaatgtctgaagaaatcataaaaaaaatcctggagatacaTCTGGACATTCCcacaagttttcaaaaaaatctggaaggattcctggacaaaaaatcttgaaataatttctgagttaactctggaggaacttcaggacaaatgcctagaagaatacctTGACAAACTTCTCAAGATACCTCCTTAATATCTACAAAAAATCATGACTtcaggaggaactctggaagtaacaccaagtaacaaaatgcattttttttaatcctaaaataaaaattattaggaattttctttaaaaacatcTACAGCAATCGCAGACTAaggttctggtggaatttcttgacgaAATCCATCAATACGTGTCTTTGaggtccctggaagattttctgaaggattccgtgGAAGATAttctggagatacctctggaggaatcatcagacaaatttctcatacaatttctgaagggtcATAAAATAATTAGAATAAAAAAACTGACggaaattttgcagaaataaaaagaaaacactgactgaagaaattttaaaataaattttgaaaagaatcctctAAAAACATGCCATGATGAACTGGATTACCCTGTGAAGGTAAACatagaagaatttattgaaaaattcctcGAAAAGGTCAAGGAAAAGATTCTGGAGTAAATTCTACAGGAgttgctgagagaatctttgaagaaattcctgaagcatcgccggaaaaaatctgaaagaatcgccAGAGAATAGTCGGCATAAATCGTAGGCAACTCCTcgaagaaaccctggaaaaaattgtggagaaaatcctggaggaacttccaagaGAATCGGGTTTTTAATTTGCTAGAAAAATCTTAACATATACCTGAGCAAATCTTTGAAATTGTCATAATTGAGGGAACCAtttgagaaattccaacaataaagaatctttgaatatctttgaaggaatttctcctggagaacTGCTTATTATTAAGAAATATTTGGGTCCGTCCATTAATTACCAAttattttttggccaattttcaaTACTTCCTCCCTGCTCGtggcctattttcccatacctaatacatggctggTACAAATTTCAGGGATTTCCTTCTCCCcttaaaatgctacgtcttttaTGGATGACCTCTTTGgatgagtttttccagaaattctaaacgaatatccttagatatttccagaagaatttctggagaaataccaaaaaaaacttctgaaggaaattttgttacaattcctggaggcattccttcagaaatgtctaaagaaatacaTGCACAAACTTTTGTGGCAAGACAGTTCCCaataaatccccgaaggaatccgaaGAGTTTTCAGAGGAACGTTTGAAGAAACCTGTGgactccctactaacaaaagaagCTGCATAATAGCTTATGCAGCGAACGCTTTGGGAAGAAAGCTcttttaagctcttatacagcaaaaatgttagttgggctagTTTCATCATAAATCTTTCGAAAAAcattttgagaaactcctgaagaaaacccaagaaaattttctgaagggatttctagagTAACTTTCTCAGAGAAACATGAACAGAAATGTGTTAAACAaagagaaatcttgggaattcttgctgaattaGATTTATAAAATCCTGCACaaatctctttttttttcaaattttgaaaatgtttttgataattacttaaaaaaaaactgaaggagtttctggcggTGTCCCAGGTGGTTAACGTGGAGAAACTTGTAAAGAAATTGATTCTAATTTTTTTCTAtgcataaattattgtattaattCTTGCTAAATTGCTGAGTTActgaaaaaaaacaggaaaaaataataaatggaggactttttccggaaTACCTAATTGTTAATAAGGCGTCATATTGAATCTCTATGGAGTCGTACCAGTACAGGGAAAGCTTAAATTTGTAAACTTTCAGTAAACAGCTGTGATTCTACCAAGATAATAGCACTGTCTGGAAGGATTGTCACAAAAAATGCCAGATTGTgactcattattgttgcgcgatagtCAATTCAGCAGTTATAAGATCTAGTTTATGGCAGATCCCTACTAAAGTAACATTTTGGTGGCTAAATAGTTTTGTGTAGGTTTTGAGAAGCATTTTAAACACTTatatgttttatttgttttatgatgAGCCTTTTTAGTATACATATTTGTCATTTTGGAAGTACCATTTCTTAGACTAATAGATTAAAAAAGGCTCttcaaaccatcataaaaccaatatGAAAGGAATAAGCTTATTGACGCTTAttaaaacctctacaaggctAATTGAGCATCAACGTGTTATTTGGGATTTCATCAGTGAAACACAATGCCCAGAAAGTCTAATGTTACGGAATTTGAGTTCGCAATCCGGATCGGCTATCCTAAGCCTAATCTACTAGACTAATCCTAACGGTTCACGCAACCCACATCTGAATTTTCTCATTTTCAGGTTTTCGTAATAAGTCGATGTTGatattatttttctttgttttcaatTTTAGCGTCACTTTATACGCCGAGTTTCTTCCAACAAAGCAACGAGCCAAATGTGTTGTCCTGCTAGACGTGAGTATTATTTCACTATTCTAAAGGTAAAATCGATTGTTCTTAAACGCTTGTTCCATGCTTTGCAGTGCTTTTGGGCCCTGGGAGCGTGTTTCGAAGTGGCTCTCGCACTGGCCGTTGGACCCAATCTGGGCTGGCGTTGGCTCCTGGGACTTTCGGCGGCTCCACTGTTCGCATTTGCTGTGATTACTCCGGTAAGTATATCTCAATTTCTAATCTTATCTTCTGGCAAGCTAATCATGAATCCACAACTGTTCCAGTGGCTACCGGAATCGGCCCGTTACCACGTGGCCAGCGGTCAAAGTGACAAAGCCTTGACCACCCTGGAGCAGATCGCCAAAGACAACAAGCGACCGATGCTGTTGGGCCGATTGGTCGTTGAAGGACCCAGTGGATCACGTGGCAGTGTGAAGGCACTGCTGGGTAGCTCTCTAAGACGGACCACGCTTCTGCTGTGGTTCATCTGGATGTCGTGCGCCTTCTGCTACTACGGGCTGGTTCTGATGTCGACGGAGCTGTTCGGAGGAAAGAACAAAACCGTGCTTCCCGAAACTGAAAACGATTGCCACCCGTTGGCGACCACGGACTACATGGATCTGCTGTGGACTACGCTGGCTGAGTTTCCAGGAATTTTCGCTACGATCTACGTGATTGAGCGGTTTGGTCGTAAGAAGACTATGGCCCTGCAGTTCCTGTTCTACGCCGGATGCGTGCTGATGATCACCGTTACCGATGTGTAAGTTTGATCTGATCCTATTCCGTTGAACATCCGAATGACTCATCTTCTCATTGCAGTCGCGTCTTCCTGACGATCATCCTCTTCATGGCCCGAGGCGTCATTGCAGGTCTCTTCCAAGCCGCGTACGTGTACACTCCAGAAGTCTATCCAACGGCGCTGCGCTCGGTCGGAGTAGGCGGTTGTTCGGCACTCGCTCGACTAGGAGCCATGGCAACTCCATACGTGGCGCAGGTTCTCTTCCAGTCGTCCATCTGGAGTGCCGTTTCGGTATATGGGTTCTTTGCCGTTTGCGCCAGTGTTGCCTGTATGCTGTTGCCGTACGAAACGAGAGGCACCGACATGGGACAATGATTATTATCCAGAGTATACTCAGCACAACGACATAAACCATCTGACACAAAGATACCTCCTTGAAGAATTAGGAACGAACCAGAAGAATCCCATTTGTTATCGCTCTTTATTACAGTCTAAGGAAGTAGGTTACTGTATTTTTGTTGACCAAACGACGcgttttttcaatttgtttagaTTTTAGTTGAATGTGTGAAGTGTGTATATAAACGACTATTTATTTATATTAAATAACTAACTAATTATATTTATGTACGAGCTTTTTCGAATAAAATGTACTTTTCTATGGGTTTAACATTGTGGTTAAGCGTAGTTTCTTTTGCGATTGGATCAATCAGATGAGAGTTAGGCAGAGGCTGCCATTTCTTGTTGTTTGACGTATCTCACCAACCGGACAATGGTTGAAGGGGTGATACCTTGGATGCGGCTGGCGGCAGCAATCTGAAATAACAAGACAGTTTGGTAATGTTTCTGTTCAAATGTTTATGGTATACTTACAGTATGTGGTTGTATATGTACAAGCTTTTCTTGTTCCTCGTACGAAAGATTGAGAGTTCTCCTAGAAGTACAAAAGTAGCGTGTTTAGAAATTCAACTCAATAGCATGCCAACTTACGAAAGATAGTCAATTGATCTAGGGATCTGAAGTTGTTCATGTCTTTGGACTTCTTCGACTTCTTTTGCCTGTTCCTGGATCGACAAACTGTACAAAGCCTCAATCTGTAATTACAAAGTTTGTTTTAGCAAACTTTTCCCATGAGCATTCATCTTCAACTCACCTTTAGTCTTTCACACAAAACCCGATCTTCCTTAATCCACCCTAGCACTCCTGGAGCCAAGTCACACAAATTCTCAGTCGTAATATCCTCCACAGTGATAGCCAACATTTCAAAAGCACTCTTTTGTATGCTCGCCTTGCCCAGAGGAAGCCCAAGCTGCTCCTTCCAAGTGTTGCTGCCTTTTTTGATGTCGCTCAACAGCTCAATTCCCATTTTGAGCTTCTCCCTGATCGAGACCATCCTCCGGTACCGCGCCTCCGACACCAATCCCATCCGGTAACCCTTCTCCGTCAACCGTAAATCGGCATTATCTGGCCTCAAGCTCAGCCTGAATTCAGCTCTACTGGTGAACATCCGGTAAGGCTCGTTCGTACCCAAGGTCGTCAAGTCATCAACCAGCACTCCAAGATATCCCTCCGTTCGACTGATCGTCAATGGATTGCGCTTCAAAATTTTCGCAGCTGCATTAGCTCCGGCTAGAATTCCCTGTGCTCCTGCTTCCTCATATCCTGTTGTGCCATTGATCTGCCCTGCGAAGAATAACCCTTCCACACGCTTAGTCTCCAACGTGGGATACAGTTCCCTGGGATCGACGAAGTCGTACTCTACGCCGTACCCCGGTCTAGCCAGTTCAGCTTTGTCCAAACCGCGCAAGCATCGAACTAGCTTGACTTGCTCATCTTCTGGAAGCGTACACGACAGGCCATTCGGGTAGATCAACTCACTGTCGAATCCTTCCGGTTCCAACCATATCTGATGGGTCTTGCCGCCGAATCGAAGAACCTTAGATTCGATTGAAGGACAATACCTAGGTCCGGTCAGCTCTTCCGTTACATGACGATTGCAGTGCAAGTTCCGCTTGACAATATCGTTTACATCCTGACTCGTGTGAGTGAGGAAACAATCCAGCTGATCCTCGTTGTTCAACCACACGCGATCGTTCATGAAAGAAAACGGTACCGGAGGGTTGTCACCTGGATGACGCTCCAAGATATCAAAGTTAATCGACGAAGCCTTGATCCGTGGAGGGGTCCCTGTCTTCAATCTGGACATCCGAAAGCCCAAATCCTCAAGGCTCTTCGCCAACCCAATAGCAGGCTCATCTCCGATCCTTCCAGCTGGCATCGTCTTCAACCCTATGTTGATCTGTCCCCTTAAGAACGTACCCGTCGTGATCACTAGCGACTTCGTCCACACAACTCTCCCATCCTTCAAGCTAATCCCCTTTATCCTATTATTCAATTTACCCTCCTCCCTCTCCAGAACGATATCCTCAACGGAAGCTTCCACAATTTCCAGATTCGCCGTTCCATCCAGCTCCCTCTGAACCTCCGCTTTGTACAACTTCCTATCAATCTGCGCCCTAGGTCCCCACACCGCAGGCCCTCTCCGCTTATTCAGCACCTTGTACTGAACACCACTGTTATCGCAACTCCGCGCACAAACTCCATCCAGTGCGTCCACCTCCCGCATTAGATGCCCTTTTCCAATGCCTCCGAACGACGGATTGCAGGACATCTCCCCGATGGTAGACTTCTTGTGGGTGATCAACAGCGTACGAGCACCCATGCGAGCCGCAGCCTCACATGCTTCCGTGCCGGCATGGCCACCACCGACTACGACCACGTCGTATTGAGGTGTGTTAGCATCCACGGAAGCGCTAACAGTGCTGCAGTATCTGAAATTAAacgtttaaaatattatttttgactAAAGAATCTTATAGTTCTTACCGATTTGAGAGTGGAAAGCCAAGCGTAACACGTTTACTTAGTCCAAGAATCGATGGAAGCCTCAGTAACATTTTACTTGAATCTATCGAGCAAAACAGGTTGATGGCATAACCAGAAGCGTACCGAACTGAACCAATGGCAAGAGAACGCAGTGCTGGTAGATAGGGAGAATTttgtttgtaaacagaagcatgtGCAAAGAACGCACCACAAAAGCAAGGCAAACGTGATGTGTAGAAGAAACGTCAAAAATATACTATCGAGGGGTAAGTGAATCGCAATTGTTATTATTCTCTAGAAATAATAAACAGTGAAGCCTTCCCCATTCGATATTTTACAATTAttagtttttaaaatatgtaattccagtttttaatctctccgtgattttgtaaaaaaaaataataatagatgCTTAAGGGCTCATTAGAATGCTTGCCGTTataacaaatatttgtcattgaagcTCGACATTCGTCCAAGGTTGctttgattcacgttgtgtttgtcatttgttgggcttgtttggccaaatatttgccatgtctaatgggacctttactgccgttctacgcccgattgtcccatgttatgagCCAatctcatataacatgggacaaatatgcatATAACGGCAGTTTAGTAGAAGCACATAATTTTGTTGAATTTCGAATACTGATGTGATTTATGACTAAAATTTCAAGTACTATGATGGATGATTGAATTGATTTTCAGGGTGATTCACAAAAATAACACTAGTTAGCGaagtaaaacaaaagtcgtgaacttctatctacgatcttttttttttctttcattaaAACGTACTGATTTCGCAATGGTGCTCCAAAAACTCCATATGGAACAGTTTTAAAGGATATTTGATGAACCGATTACAAATCTTTTGACATGAAAGTAATGTTATAAGTCTCGATTAACTGAAAGCAGTTTTTGCGTGAGATCAATGAAAGTCatgttatccagctttttacgctaacaagaggggtgattcaaatatgacgtttcttgccgacgaccaaatttcagttcaatgccGTCGTAGTAGACTGTTTGAGGAGTTTGTTGATT contains the following coding sequences:
- the LOC134287476 gene encoding synaptic vesicle 2-related protein-like, with the protein product MLILFFFVFNFSVTLYAEFLPTKQRAKCVVLLDCFWALGACFEVALALAVGPNLGWRWLLGLSAAPLFAFAVITPWLPESARYHVASGQSDKALTTLEQIAKDNKRPMLLGRLVVEGPSGSRGSVKALLGSSLRRTTLLLWFIWMSCAFCYYGLVLMSTELFGGKNKTVLPETENDCHPLATTDYMDLLWTTLAEFPGIFATIYVIERFGRKKTMALQFLFYAGCVLMITVTDVRVFLTIILFMARGVIAGLFQAAYVYTPEVYPTALRSVGVGGCSALARLGAMATPYVAQVLFQSSIWSAVSVYGFFAVCASVACMLLPYETRGTDMGQ
- the LOC109423260 gene encoding protein MTO1 homolog, mitochondrial; this encodes MLLRLPSILGLSKRVTLGFPLSNRYCSTVSASVDANTPQYDVVVVGGGHAGTEACEAAARMGARTLLITHKKSTIGEMSCNPSFGGIGKGHLMREVDALDGVCARSCDNSGVQYKVLNKRRGPAVWGPRAQIDRKLYKAEVQRELDGTANLEIVEASVEDIVLEREEGKLNNRIKGISLKDGRVVWTKSLVITTGTFLRGQINIGLKTMPAGRIGDEPAIGLAKSLEDLGFRMSRLKTGTPPRIKASSINFDILERHPGDNPPVPFSFMNDRVWLNNEDQLDCFLTHTSQDVNDIVKRNLHCNRHVTEELTGPRYCPSIESKVLRFGGKTHQIWLEPEGFDSELIYPNGLSCTLPEDEQVKLVRCLRGLDKAELARPGYGVEYDFVDPRELYPTLETKRVEGLFFAGQINGTTGYEEAGAQGILAGANAAAKILKRNPLTISRTEGYLGVLVDDLTTLGTNEPYRMFTSRAEFRLSLRPDNADLRLTEKGYRMGLVSEARYRRMVSIREKLKMGIELLSDIKKGSNTWKEQLGLPLGKASIQKSAFEMLAITVEDITTENLCDLAPGVLGWIKEDRVLCERLKIEALYSLSIQEQAKEVEEVQRHEQLQIPRSIDYLSRTLNLSYEEQEKLVHIQPHTIAAASRIQGITPSTIVRLVRYVKQQEMAASA